In a single window of the Mugil cephalus isolate CIBA_MC_2020 chromosome 6, CIBA_Mcephalus_1.1, whole genome shotgun sequence genome:
- the si:dkey-172o19.2 gene encoding uncharacterized protein si:dkey-172o19.2, with protein sequence MSTASSPDGVVTPAPCQPCSSVESSGYVEPDSDPGLLPVTRSALLARRIVRLRACSGHLSPVTRRKREMTPSDKKDATYWDKRRKNNEAAKRSREKRRLNDLMMEGHLLALSEENAQLRAQMLNLQYHSLAVDKSKPVSPCATSTASVLASALSLSSMPAHPSALFQAGLWGNGRRQQETGMHRFEASIPCSTANIGVFNAHHKCETQQGAFPFSGSRVLTAREALGGRRSAEAEMEAQRQVSSSDDIPISTDAPSQHLSSLPAFLSAPDSIHHASTLSYPPQNWLVPHLNHSAVCNNLLLPWRSPYLTPPAVYPSLPLHIQRRQEQGLGMETHIHRGFKSRFSGAPPGLSQLGMHLSPDGR encoded by the coding sequence ATGTCCACCGCGAGTAGTCCTGACGGTGTTGTGACACCTGCACCTTGCCAACCCTGCTCCTCGGTGGAGAGCAGCGGATACGTTGAGCCCGACTCAGACCCCGGGTTGCTCCCGGTGACGCGGTCCGCCCTGCTGGCCCGGCGTATCGTCCGTTTGCGGGCCTGCAGCGGCCACTTAAGCCCCGTCACACGCCGCAAGAGGGAGATGACCCCCTCCGACAAGAAAGACGCAACCTACTGGGACAAGAGGCGCAAGAACAACGAGGCTGCGAAGCGGTccagggagaagaggaggctgaACGACCTGATGATGGAGGGCCACTTGTTGGCTCTGAGTGAGGAGAACGCCCAGCTTCGGGCGCAGATGCTCAACTTGCAGTATCACAGCCTGGCTGTAGATAAAAGCAAACCCGTCTCTCCTTGTGCAACATCAACTGCGTCTGTACTGGCCTCCGCTTTGTCCTTATCCTCTATGCCGGCTCACCCCTCTGCTCTGTTCCAGGCCGGACTCTGGGGAAACGGCAGGAGGCAGCAGGAGACAGGCATGCACAGGTTTGAGGCCTCGATCCCCTGTTCCACCGCCAATATCGGCGTCTTTAACGCACACCATAAGTGTGAAACGCAGCAGGGCGCCTTCCCCTTTTCTGGATCCCGTGTCCTGACTGCCCGAGAGGCTTTGGGGGGCAGGAGGTCAGCGGAGGCTGAGATGGAAGCCCAGCGGCAGGTCTCCTCCAGCGATGACATCCCCATCTCCACCGACGCGCCTTCCCAGCATCTCTCCTCACTCCCGGCGTTTCTGTCCGCACCTGACAGCATCCACCATGCCTCCACCCTGTCGTATCCCCCTCAAAACTGGCTGGTGCCCCACCTGAATCACTCGGCAGTATGTAATAATCTCCTGCTGCCCTGGCGGTCCCCCTACCTGACTCCCCCGGCGGTCTACCCCAGCCTGCCTCTCCACATACAGCGCAGACAGGAGCAGGGTCTCGGGATGGAGACCCACATTCACAGGGGATTCAAGAGTC